TTTTTAAACTCTTCCATAAATCCACGAGCAACATCTAAGTGGAATCCTTTATCGGTTCTGTCTACTGTCTCAAATTTCATTGATTTAGCAATATGATCAATGTGTTTATAGTTTTGAATTGGTACTGGGATACCTCAATTATTTTCTTCAGCAGTTTTACGCGCTTCTTTGTAAATATATTCATTTAGGTAATTTTTCTTGTCATTTGTGTCAGTTGGATATGAACCATATTTTGTGTACATAAAATCGTGTTCAAAACCAGCTTCAACAGCATCACCAAAACTCGATGAAGCTTGACCAAATGCCGTTCAAGTAATAACAGGGAACGAACTTGACCAACCAACGATATTTAACATTTCATTTCTATCAATTGCGTAATAGATTGCATTTCGTAAGTTTTGGTCATTTACAATTGAATTTGAGTTAGTTTCATTGTCTAAGTTAAACGCAAAGGCAATTGTTCCATAACCATTAGACTTATTCATATATTTTCTATTTTGTATATTTGTTCAATATTTCCATTGTAAAGCGGGCGGAATTTTAGTAGCAGAAATATAACCGTCCTCAAACATAGCTGAATTAATGTTAGGTTCATTCGAGAAGTAGATTTTAATTTTGTTACTAAATGTTTTAGCAGCTGAATAGTATAGGTTATTTTTTGAAAGTAAAATAAAACCTTGTGGACCTAGAACTAAATCTTGAATATTGAATGGACCATTGGTTAAAAAGTGTTCTCTTTTTAGTCCGAATTCTTTAATTCCACCGATCGACTCGACAAAACGTCTATTAATTGGTGTAATTATTGAGTTTAAGTCTGTATAAGCATTATTGATATCAGTCGGTTGATAGTCGTCATATGCAACACGCAGAGTGTATTCATCCATTGCTAATACAACACTGCTAAAGTAATCTTTTGGTTGCAGATTTTTAACAAAATCATTATCAATTGTTGTTTGGTTATTTGGAAGTAAATTATTGTAAAGTTTGTTTACTTCTTCAGTGTAATTTTCTGGTGAAAATTCATCATAACGCACTGAACCCAGTTTGTATTTTAACTCTCTAGATCTTTGAATTAATTTTTTGAATTCTTCAGAAACGGTTTGTTTTGGATCAAAATATAAATATTTTCTAATCTTTACAGGAATACGTTGTGGAACATCGCTATTTTTTCCCGATCCAATTGATTTTAAGTATTCTGGGTTAGGAAGCATAATAACAGTTGACTCAGCTTCAAAATCAAAATCTGGCGAATAAGGTATTGAAGACAAGATTGTTTTATTGTCATAATTTCAATACATTCTCCCTGAATAAAAACCTAAATCAAGTGCAGTTTTTTTAATTTCAGCAACTTCTGCTTCGTCACCTTCGTTTTGTGAACCTCAAGGTGTATATAATGGGTCAAAAACATCATAAACTCATTGCCCATCTTTATTTTTGATAATTGGCGGATAGGCAAAAGGATTTTTGTATGCTTTTTTGTGTTTACGAATGTATTTATTTTGCGCTTCAATCATCTCACTTGAAGATTTAAATTTTCTTTGTAACATAGTTGTTACTTTTTGAGAACCAGTTTCAAGGTCGAAAATATAGTGCATTGCATCAACATAATCGTCAGCAGTTACTGTGTCGCCATTGCTTCATTTACTTTGACCATCATTTAGAAATACATTACTTGAAAGGAATTTATTACTTGGTGTAACTATTGAATGGACTGCGTGGCGAATTGATTGGTCTGTTGAAATATTGCCGGGTGCTGAACCAAAATCGTCAAGACTATAAAATCTTGGAGAATTTTCAGGATTTGGGTTTTTTTCTAAAAATTTATCAAGATTTCCTTCTTCATCGGTTTGATACAAGCCCATGTGAATTTTAGGCACATTAGCAATTCTTTTGATTGTTTCATTCGGCCCTGATTTTAATGGTGATTCAACTAGTGAAGGCAATAATTTGTTAACAGAAGGATATTTAATGTAATTTAGCGAGTTAATTGGGTCAGAAGAAAGACCTAAGTCATAATCTTTTTTGGCTTTATTTGAACAAGATGCAGCAATAAGGGGAGTGGCTAAAATTGATGTAAATAATGATAATTTAAGATATTTTTTAAAGCTCATAATTCCTCCTATTGTTTTGACCCGTTAAATTGAACACCAACTCTCATAACTGGTACTTTTTCGCCGTTAATTTCCTTAATGTATACTGCTGTTGGTGCTTGTGAGAATGTTTTTCCATTTTCTGAAACACTTTCAAATGAACCTAGATCTACATTAAGTGTTTTTGTTCCTTTTTCATCTGCTGCAAAGTAAATTTTGTATTCGTGATTTGGGGTCAATAATTTGTCTGCATAGTTTGACATAATTGCATAATCAGAAACTCAAGCAGTAAATCCTGTTCCCTTGTGTTCACCATTTGAATCACTGTAACTGTATTTTTCATCTTTTAAGTAGTGTCGTGATTCTGGTTTTTCTTCATTGTGAATATGTTGTGTTTTGTAATAGAACATATTCGATGTGTAATTTTTGTTAATTTTTAGCGTTTTAATTTCTTTAGTTTCAAGATCTTCGAACACTAAATAGTTAACTTTTTGAGCATCTTCATTATTTAAGTAACCAAATAAAGCAACCGCATCTTTTTGAGCATTTCTTCAAATATTAGATAAATTACGTTTACCGACACCTTGTGATTGAATGTAATATTGTCAGTATGCTTGAGGTCGATTTGTTACTTTATTTCCTTCTAAATCTTGAATACGAATTGTGTCGTCTTCAATTGGATTTCCGTTGTCATCGTAAAGTCTAAAGTTTAGCATATCTCTATATCAACGGTCTTTAAATCAACCATTATTGATTGACTTGAATTTGCCAAAGTAGTTTGAATTTTTGTTTTGATCATCTGAGAAAGCATCACGAGTAATAAATGATTCAGGCTTAAATTCAGTTCCTAATTTTTGTGCCCGCAATTTTGTTTCATTATTCAATCTATTTTGTGAATTCATTACACTTTGACGTACTGAAAATCTTGAATCACCGCCAAAATTAATTTGCGCTGAGCTTCATTTTTCAGTTGCTTTGCCATCAATAACATATTCAAGACCCGTGTTTGCTTCATTTACATTTGTTATAAATGATGGTAAGTTAGCAAATTCAGTATTGGCTGGTGAATAAGTTATTTGCAAGTTATCACGGTTGATAACTTCGGCAAATGAGTAAGTATAATCTGAGAAGAATTCATTGAATTTACGCTCAGTTTTTGTTTTAAAGTATTGTTCAACATCGCTTGTTGGACGAGTTTTTTTAGTGAATGCCTTAACAAAAGCAAGTAATAAGTCAACCAAGCCTCATTTGTCTTGTTGGAAACTGTAATGAACTTGAGTTGAATACATTTGAGTTTTATTGTCAAGAATTAAATGGTCGTATAAAGTAAATTGATTTAGTTTTACACTATTTTCTTGTGCAAATTTGTCATAAGTATCAAAAAGTTCTTTAACACTTATTTCTCAATTTTTGCGATCTAATTTTGATTCATCTGCTTGGGCAACAACATCATCTGATTTGTATAGCCCATAACCTAATTCTTTATCAAATATTCAACCGTATCTATACACATTTGAAGGGTTTTGGGCAATTTTATCTTTAATTTCACCTAGTGATAAATCTTTTACAAAGAATGCAAGTTTAGATTTAGTGAATCTTAGCATAATTTCGTTTGCTAATTGTTGTTTGTCTTTTGATTTAACAAGTGCACTTAATCTTTCTTTTTCTTTTGCACTAAAAATTGAATTTAGAAGAGTACTTTCAAGATTTCTTGCAAATCTGTCAATATCAAATTTTGATTCAACATAATCTAGATCTCAATTAACTACACGCTTAACTGGGTCAAGTTGCGCTTTTGTTGTATCAACACTTGCAAACTTAACAAACTCATCATATGTTTTAAAAATTATTTCTGAGCCAAACAATCTTTTTTGATCTCTTGTTATATAAAAACTATTAAATAGGGAATCTTCAACAGT
The genomic region above belongs to Mycoplasmopsis bovigenitalium and contains:
- a CDS encoding ABC transporter substrate-binding protein codes for the protein MSFKKYLKLSLFTSILATPLIAASCSNKAKKDYDLGLSSDPINSLNYIKYPSVNKLLPSLVESPLKSGPNETIKRIANVPKIHMGLYQTDEEGNLDKFLEKNPNPENSPRFYSLDDFGSAPGNISTDQSIRHAVHSIVTPSNKFLSSNVFLNDGQSKWSNGDTVTADDYVDAMHYIFDLETGSQKVTTMLQRKFKSSSEMIEAQNKYIRKHKKAYKNPFAYPPIIKNKDGQWVYDVFDPLYTPWGSQNEGDEAEVAEIKKTALDLGFYSGRMYWNYDNKTILSSIPYSPDFDFEAESTVIMLPNPEYLKSIGSGKNSDVPQRIPVKIRKYLYFDPKQTVSEEFKKLIQRSRELKYKLGSVRYDEFSPENYTEEVNKLYNNLLPNNQTTIDNDFVKNLQPKDYFSSVVLAMDEYTLRVAYDDYQPTDINNAYTDLNSIITPINRRFVESIGGIKEFGLKREHFLTNGPFNIQDLVLGPQGFILLSKNNLYYSAAKTFSNKIKIYFSNEPNINSAMFEDGYISATKIPPALQWKYWTNIQNRKYMNKSNGYGTIAFAFNLDNETNSNSIVNDQNLRNAIYYAIDRNEMLNIVGWSSSFPVITWTAFGQASSSFGDAVEAGFEHDFMYTKYGSYPTDTNDKKNYLNEYIYKEARKTAEENNWGIPVPIQNYKHIDHIAKSMKFETVDRTDKGFHLDVARGFMEEFKKQHPNLTKVTLKMISNSSEEQKNAGIALKDFMRKAFGNFIEIDIKNLPENVYEDWRTTGKYDLIYRNFDAFGSDIYSYIRVFLKPDGIVSEQQKTTGFRNNPSGSWTYHKFFTSLGYSRDENNKLVIKNPEDEKKINELKQRLRILGTKPNSPDVWNKIVDLSVLHNNEDTNEYTKRHMRFLTSQFTEEEKQEGWTEVIAFAVISGFEKIVREAAPVIPLMEVDTYWEISRVNGASSLYSYSLQYAYDVLNPPIPTLPTIIK